TCTCTTCTCGCTCCTCGTCACCGCTTCTTACCGCGATCAGGTTGACGTAGGGCGACTCTGCACCTTCGCGCACCAGCGCATCGTCCAGGCTCAGGCCTGCCGGCTGGGCGAAGGTGTTGTTGATGAACGCCATGTCGACGTCCGGCAGAATGCGCGGAAGCTGAGCGGCTTCGATTTCGCGGAAGCGAAAATCGCGCGGGTTCTCGGCGATGTCGATCGGCGTCGCTTCCAGGTTCTCCGGGTCGTTGAGCGTGATCAGGCCTTCGTTATGCATCAGAATCAGCGAGCGGCCTTCGTTGGTCGGATCGTTGGGCAGCGCGATCTGGGCGCCGTCCGGCAGCTCATCAAGGCTCTCGTACTTCTCCGAGTAGGCGCCAATCGGGTAGACGAAGGTGTAGCCGGCGGCGACCAGGTCGTAGCCGCGGTCACTGTTCATCGTTTCGAGGTAGGGCGCGTGCTGGTAAGCGTTGGCGTCCAGGCTACCGTCGGCAAGAGCGGCGTTCGGCGTGACGTAGTCGGTGAACTCGATGATCTCGACGTCGAGGTTGTACTCATCCTTGGCGATACGCGCGGCAACCTGCATCACTTCGGTTTCCGGGCCGGCCACGGTACCCATTTTGATGCTTTTGGCTTCCTGCGCGTTGGCGACGTTGATCGCTAGGGCCAGCGCGGTCAAACCGCCGAATAGCTGCTTTTGCATGATGTCTCTCCTGTTAACGGGCGTAACGATTCTAACGTAATGGGTATTATAGCAATAAAAAACCGGCCCATAATGCTTTCGAGTTATATATGTGCCATGCCGGCCGATTTCAAGGCGCTATTTACGGTCGCTCTTGCGCACCAGATAGTCGCCCAGGCTCTGAAAACCCTGCACCATGACCACCAGCACGACCACCGTGACCAGCATAATGGTGGGGTTGAAGCGATTGTAGCCGTAGCGAATGCCCAAATCCCCCAGCCCGCCGCCACCGACCGCGCCGGCCATCGCGGAGTAGCTCACCAGCGTCACTACGGTAATGGTGAGGCCGGTGATGATGCCGCCGCGCGCCTCGGGGATCAGCACCTTGCAGATGATCTGCCAAGGGGTGGCGCCCATCGCTTGGGCGGATTCGACCAACCCGGGCGAGATTTCGTTGAGTGCGCCTTCGATCAGGCGTGCCACGAACGGAATCGCCGCGATGGTTAGCGGCACCGAGGCGGCGTTGATGCCGATCGAGGTGCCCACCAGCATGCGCGTGAACGGAATGATGGCGACCATCAGAATGATGAAGGGGATCGAGCGGCCGATGTTGGTGACAAGGCTCAGCACCTGGTTGAGCACCGGCATCGCCATGATCTGGCGCGGGCGGGTCACGTAGAGCAGCACGCCGAGTGGCAGACCCAAAAGCGTCGCGATGACCCCGGAGACCGCGACCATATAGAGCGTATCGAGCGTGGCCTGGAGAACAAGATCAAACATCGCGCTGGACATAGCCTAGTACCTCTACCTGTAGTTGATGCGCTTGAAGATACGCCATGGCTTGTTGGGTCTGCTCGGGGCTTCCCAACAGCTCGGCGATCATCAGCCCCAGCGTGCGCTCCTGAATGGATTCGACCTTGGCCTGCAGAATGCTGACATCGACACTGCACTCGCGGGCGAGGCGCGAAATGAGCGGCGTGGAAACCGCATCGCCCGAGAACGTCAGACGCACGACCGGATGGCTCTGCGGCCCCTGGGTGTCGGAGAGTCTTGCGATCAGCTCCTTGGGCGGGCTGAGCTGCAAGAAGTCGTTGAGAAACTCGCGGCCGAGCCGCGTACTGGGGGCAGTGAAGAAGTCGCCGACGTCGGCGTCCTCGACCAGCTCGCCGCCGGAGATCAGGCTGACCCGGTGGCAGATCGACTTCACCACCTCCATTTCATGGGTGATCAGCAGAATCGTGATGCCAAGCGTTTGGTTGATGTCGCGCAGAAGCTCGAGAATCGAGCTGGTCGTTTGCGGGTCGAGCGCCGAGGTCGCCTCGTCGCACAACAGCACCTGGGGGTTGCTCGCCAGCGCCCGGGCGATCGCCACGCGCTGCTTCTGGCCGCCGGAGAGCTGGGCGGGGTACATGCGAGCCTTGTCGACGAGTCCCACCATTTCCAAAAGCGGCGTGACGCGCGTTTTGATATCGGCGCGCTTTTGACCCATTAGCTCCAGGGGCAGGGCGACGTTGTCGAAGACCGTGCGCGTGGTCAGCAGGTTGAAGTGCTGAAAGATCATGCCGATGCGGTGGCGAGTGCGGTTGAGCTCACGCCGCTTGAGGGTGGTGATGTCGCGGCCGTCGAGCGAAACGCGGCCTTCACTCGGGCGCTCGAGCAGGTTGACGCAGCGAATCAGCGTCGACTTGCCAGCGCCGGAAAGCCCGATCACGCCGTGAATGGCGCCTCTTGGAACGGTGAGATTGACGTTCTTGAGGGCGTGGACCGCGCGGGGGCCGCTGCCGAAGGTTTTACTGACGTTACTAAGTTCGATCATGGCGTCTGCCTTTATGTGAGGCCGAAGACGGGAAGTGGCGGGGTTAAAAAAAGGGTTAAAACAAAGGGGCTAAAACAGAAAAGCCACCCCGACGGGTGGCCATCAATGCTGGGCTCGCCCTTTTAGCTGCACTTCACCGCCGTTGGCTGGTGGACGCCCGCAATCCGGGTATAAATCGGCGTCTATCGTCGTTGCGGCGAAAGTCTAAATAGCCCCCGGCGGGTTGTCAACGTAGACCAGGTGCCAAGCGGTGACTGACAAAATCGGTCGCGATCGGCGCACGGGCAAGCGTTTTGAGTGCCGTTATCGCGCATTCAGCAGGAATGCGCTATTGCCAACAATCGATACAAACGCACTTTGGCCTGGCCGGCTTAAAAGGCGATAATGACGCTTTAATCCCGGCCCTCGATGGTCGGGCGCCAATCAGGGGGAGTGATGTTTACAGGTATCGTGCAGGGAGTCGCTCGCGTGGTCGAAGTGCGCGAGCTCGAGGAGTTTCGAACCCACGTGGTGGCGCTCGAGGCGCCGCTCAACGAAGGGCTCGAGCTCGGGGCGTCGGTATCGCATAACGGCGTATGTCTGACCGTCACCGCAATCGACGGCGAGCGGGTCAGCTTCGATTTGATGCGCGAAACGCTCAGGCTGACCAATCTTGGTGCGCTTGGGGTCGGCGACTGCGTTAATATAGAGCGCGCCGCGCGCTTTGGTGATGAGATCGGCGGCCATTCGATGTCCGGTCACATCATCAGCATGGCGGACGTGGTGGCCATCGATGAAGCGCCCAACAACCGCCGGCTCTGGTTCTCGCTGCCCGCAAGTTTCGGGCGTTTCGTGTTCGAGAAGGGCTATATCGGCGTCGACGGTATCAGCCTCACCGTGGGCGACGTTCGCCCGGCCGGCGAGCGTGTGGAGTTCAGCGTCAACCTGATTCCCGAGACGCTCGAGCGCACGGTGTTGGGTGAGCGCCTACCGGGGTCTCGGGTAAATATCGAAATCGACCCGCAAACCCAGGTCATCGTCGAGACCGTCGAGCGGGTGCTGGCAGCGCGCGGGTGAGCCCGACGTAGCGCAGGGGCACACGGCGTTGGTCGGGCCGGTTTGACCGAACGGTTAATACATGGCCTGAAGCTTGCTAGACAGTGAGTGGCAACGAAACGGCGGGCTTGCCCGCACTCATGAGCGGCGCACTACCGGCTCGCATCGGTTTGGGGCTTTCGGTAGACTGTGCGGCTTTTCTTGGCAAAGGGCGCAGGGATCACAACGATATGAAGGGTCTGGATAACTATTTCAAGCTCACCGAGCAAAACACCAGTGTCAAAACCGAGGTGATCGCGGGCATCACCACGTTTTTGACCATGGCCTACATCATCTTCGTCAATCCGAGCATCCTGTCGGAAGCGGGGATGGACTACGGCGCGGTGTTCGTGGCGACCTGTGTCGCCGCCGCCATCGGCTGTTTCGTGATGGGGCTCTGGGCCAACTACCCCATCGCCCAGGCGCCGGGCATGGGCCTCAACGCCTTCTTCACCTACGGCGTGGTACTGGGAATGGGCTACACCTGGGAGGCGGCGCTCGGCGCGGTGTTCCTTTCAGGCTTGACCTTCTTTTTGCTGAGTATCTTCAAGATTCGCGAGTGGATCATCAACTCCATTCCGATGTCTTTGCGCCTCGGTATCGCGGCGGGTATCGGACTGTTTCTGGCCATGATCGCGCTCAAGAACGCCGGTATCGTGGTGGAAAACCCGGCAACGCTGGTGTCGCTGGGCGATTTGACCCAGCCCTCCGCCATCTACGCGATGGTGGGCTTTTTCGTGATCACCGCTCTTGCTTATCGAAACGTCACCGGCGCGGTGATGATCGGGATTCTCGGTGTGACCGTAGTCTCGATGGCGCTTGGTCATAATCAGTACGGCGGGTTGATGTCGATGCCGCCGTCCATTGCGCCGACCTTCATGGCGATGGATCTGGCGGGCGCGTTGGACGTGGCGATGCTCAGCGTCATCTTCGCCTTTCTGTTCGTCGATTTGTTCGACACCTCCGGCACCCTGGTCGGCGTTGCCCACCGCGGCAAGCTGTTGGATAAGGACGGCAAGCTTCCGCGCATCGGTCGCGCGATGATGGCGGACAGCACCGCGTCCATGTCCGGCGCGGTACTCGGCACCTCGACCACGACGAGCTACATCGAATCCACCGCGGGCATCGCCTCCGGCGGGCGCACGGGCCTCACCGCGGTGGTGGTTGGTGTGCTGTTCTTGATCAGTCTGTTCTTCGCCCCGCTCGCCGGCTCCATTCCCACCTACGCCACCGCCGGCGCGCTTTTATACGTAGCGGTGCTGATGGCGGGAAGCCTGGCCCATGCCAACTGGGACGATGCCACCGACGCAGCCCCCGTGCTGATCGCCGCGCTCGCCATGCCGCTTACGTTCTCCATCGCCGACGGCATCGCGCTTGGGTTCATCAGCTTCGTGGGCATCAAAGTGCTCTCTGGGCGCTTTGCGGATCTCAATCCGGCGGTGGTCGTGCTGGGGCTTCTGTTCGCAGTTAAATTCTTCTTTTTCGGCTAGGCAGGCGCCTGGCCTTTTACCAACCCATGAGAGACGCGATGAGCATCTACGGCGACTACATCAAGTCCGTTATTCGCACGGTTCCCGACTGGCCTGAACAGGGCGTCAATTTTCGCGACATTACCCCTTTGCTACAAAACAGCTCGGCTTTTCGTAAACTGATCGATAGCTTCGTGCACCGCTATCAGGACATGGATCTGGATGCCATCGCAGCGATCGATGCGCGCGGTTTCATCATCGGCGCGCCGCTGGCCTACGAGCTTGGCTGCAGTTTCGTGCCGGTACGCAAGAAGGGCAAACTGCCGTTCAAGACCATCAGCGAAACCTATACGCTGGAGTACGGTCACTCCGAAGTGGAGCTTCACGCCGATGCCTTCGAACAGCAGGATCGCATTCTGCTGATGGACGATCTGATCGCCACCGGCGGTACCATGCTCGCCGCCGCCAACCTGATCCAAAGAAGCGGTGGTCAGGTCGTGGAAACCTCGACGATCA
The window above is part of the Halomonas sp. GD1P12 genome. Proteins encoded here:
- a CDS encoding MetQ/NlpA family ABC transporter substrate-binding protein, which translates into the protein MQKQLFGGLTALALAINVANAQEAKSIKMGTVAGPETEVMQVAARIAKDEYNLDVEIIEFTDYVTPNAALADGSLDANAYQHAPYLETMNSDRGYDLVAAGYTFVYPIGAYSEKYESLDELPDGAQIALPNDPTNEGRSLILMHNEGLITLNDPENLEATPIDIAENPRDFRFREIEAAQLPRILPDVDMAFINNTFAQPAGLSLDDALVREGAESPYVNLIAVRSGDEEREEIQQLVDAYQRDEVIEKAEELFQGGAVPGWTE
- a CDS encoding methionine ABC transporter permease gives rise to the protein MSSAMFDLVLQATLDTLYMVAVSGVIATLLGLPLGVLLYVTRPRQIMAMPVLNQVLSLVTNIGRSIPFIILMVAIIPFTRMLVGTSIGINAASVPLTIAAIPFVARLIEGALNEISPGLVESAQAMGATPWQIICKVLIPEARGGIITGLTITVVTLVSYSAMAGAVGGGGLGDLGIRYGYNRFNPTIMLVTVVVLVVMVQGFQSLGDYLVRKSDRK
- a CDS encoding methionine ABC transporter ATP-binding protein, which translates into the protein MIELSNVSKTFGSGPRAVHALKNVNLTVPRGAIHGVIGLSGAGKSTLIRCVNLLERPSEGRVSLDGRDITTLKRRELNRTRHRIGMIFQHFNLLTTRTVFDNVALPLELMGQKRADIKTRVTPLLEMVGLVDKARMYPAQLSGGQKQRVAIARALASNPQVLLCDEATSALDPQTTSSILELLRDINQTLGITILLITHEMEVVKSICHRVSLISGGELVEDADVGDFFTAPSTRLGREFLNDFLQLSPPKELIARLSDTQGPQSHPVVRLTFSGDAVSTPLISRLARECSVDVSILQAKVESIQERTLGLMIAELLGSPEQTQQAMAYLQAHQLQVEVLGYVQRDV
- a CDS encoding riboflavin synthase subunit alpha; this encodes MFTGIVQGVARVVEVRELEEFRTHVVALEAPLNEGLELGASVSHNGVCLTVTAIDGERVSFDLMRETLRLTNLGALGVGDCVNIERAARFGDEIGGHSMSGHIISMADVVAIDEAPNNRRLWFSLPASFGRFVFEKGYIGVDGISLTVGDVRPAGERVEFSVNLIPETLERTVLGERLPGSRVNIEIDPQTQVIVETVERVLAARG
- a CDS encoding NCS2 family permease; translated protein: MKGLDNYFKLTEQNTSVKTEVIAGITTFLTMAYIIFVNPSILSEAGMDYGAVFVATCVAAAIGCFVMGLWANYPIAQAPGMGLNAFFTYGVVLGMGYTWEAALGAVFLSGLTFFLLSIFKIREWIINSIPMSLRLGIAAGIGLFLAMIALKNAGIVVENPATLVSLGDLTQPSAIYAMVGFFVITALAYRNVTGAVMIGILGVTVVSMALGHNQYGGLMSMPPSIAPTFMAMDLAGALDVAMLSVIFAFLFVDLFDTSGTLVGVAHRGKLLDKDGKLPRIGRAMMADSTASMSGAVLGTSTTTSYIESTAGIASGGRTGLTAVVVGVLFLISLFFAPLAGSIPTYATAGALLYVAVLMAGSLAHANWDDATDAAPVLIAALAMPLTFSIADGIALGFISFVGIKVLSGRFADLNPAVVVLGLLFAVKFFFFG
- a CDS encoding adenine phosphoribosyltransferase — its product is MSIYGDYIKSVIRTVPDWPEQGVNFRDITPLLQNSSAFRKLIDSFVHRYQDMDLDAIAAIDARGFIIGAPLAYELGCSFVPVRKKGKLPFKTISETYTLEYGHSEVELHADAFEQQDRILLMDDLIATGGTMLAAANLIQRSGGQVVETSTIIDLPELGGSQKIRDAGFSVFAVCSFNEDE